From a single Apium graveolens cultivar Ventura chromosome 2, ASM990537v1, whole genome shotgun sequence genomic region:
- the LOC141708852 gene encoding uncharacterized protein LOC141708852: protein MMKRVAYGSYGDAKTMSKIQSLSQDYQDLQKEVESSRNKLENMKQRKGTLRAELRFLRRRYRQLIGSKYMTQQRGKELVQQHSLEEQRKIVVKVKNPSKKEAALRGVPPVFKPNRIKLYSGNETSLQNTILNTDPIRKGKHHSGMNATRFNPTTSKLNPKALYKGKEVAPHQSPIAMIDLNKQEKADNANGLAATMHTPASVLDLTESDANQPTDQSRAPVFDLNQRLVEEEEYQDNCEMERQDKLSDLKLSLCRNVGDSSNRVVKRKISWQDPVALRV, encoded by the exons ATGATGAAAAGGGTTGCTTATGGTTCATATGGGGATGCTAAGACCATGTCAAAGATTCAATCTTTGAGTCAAGATTATCAAGACTTGCAAAAG GAGGTTGAGTCCTCAAGAAACAAGTTGGAGAATATGAAACAGCGGAAAGGCACATTACGAGCGGAACTACG ATTTCTGCGGCGGAGATACAGACAACTAATAGGGAGCAAGTATATGACCCAACAGCGGGGAAAGGAACTTGTTCAACAACATAGTCTGGAAGAACAAAGAAAAATTGTTGTGAAGGTTAAAAATCCCAGCAAAAAAGAGGCTGCTTTAAGAGGAGTGCCCCCGGTTTTTAAACCAAACAGAATAAAATTATATAGCGGAAACGAGACTTCCCTCCAGAATACAATTTTAAATACTGATCCTATCCGTAAAGGAAAACATCACAGTGGAATGAATGCAACTCGCTTCAATCCGACAACATCAAAATTAAACCCAAAGGCGTTATACAAGGGAAAAGAAGTAGCTCCTCATCAAAGTCCAATAGCAATGATTGATTTAAACAAGCAGGAAAAAGCAGATAATGCAAATGGTCTTGCAGCGACTATGCATACCCCAGCTTCAGTTCTTGATTTGACTGAAAGTGATGCTAACCAACCCACAGATCAAAGTCGGGCTCCCGTTTTTGACTTGAACCAGAGATTG GTAGAAGAAGAGGAATACCAGGATAATTGCGAGATGGAAAGGCAAGACAAGCTATCGGATTTGAAGTTATCCCTTTGTAGAAATGTTGGAGACAGTTCAAATCGTGTGGTAAAGAGAAAGATTTCATGGCAAGATCCGGTTGCTTTGAGGGTGTGA
- the LOC141708851 gene encoding shikimate O-hydroxycinnamoyltransferase-like: MVSEKMKITVKESSMVYPSKPTPSKKLWNSNLDLVVAKIHILTVYFYKPNGACNFFESRILRESLSNVLVCFFPMAGRLSKDEKGRVEIDCNARGALFVDAEAEFTSLDDFGDFRPSHELRRLVPAVDYSGDVSSYPLVVAQMTRFKCGGVCLGLGIHHTLADGLAGLHFINTWSDVARGLSVAMPPFIDRTLLRARDPPTPTFDHVEYHSPPSLNTRKNSSTNNVSTTVLKLTLDQLNKLKSSAKTDGNSKDHSTYEILAAHLWRCATKARGLSDDQMTKLFVATDGRSRLCPPLPPGYVGNVVFTATPLSAAGALTLEPLTDSCNRIHNCLAKMDNEYLRSALDHLQLQPDLSALVRGPQYFANPNLNINSWVRLPIYDSDFGWGRPIHMGPASILYEGTIYILPSPKNDRSMTLSVCLEASHIELFKKFLYDF; encoded by the exons ATGGTAAGCGAGAAAATGAAGATCACAGTGAAAGAGTCATCAATGGTGTATCCATCAAAACCAACACCTTCAAAAAAGCTCTGGAACTCAAACCTAGACTTGGTGGTGGCCAAGATTCACATCCTCACCGTTTATTTTTACAAGCCAAACGGTGCTTGTAATTTCTTCGAATCTCGAATTTTACGAGAGTCTCTGAGCAATGTTCTTGTATGTTTCTTTCCTATGGCTGGACGGTTAAGTAAAGATGAAAAAGGTCGAGTTGAGATTGATTGTAATGCTCGAGGTGCTTTGTTTGTGGATGCTGAAGCTGAGTTTACTAGTCTTGATGATTTTGGTGACTTTCGGCCGTCGCATGAGCTCCGGCGACTTGTACCGGCCGTTGATTATTCCGGTGATGTTTCTTCGTATCCACTTGTTGTGGCGCAG ATGACCCGTTTTAAGTGTGGAGGAGTTTGTCTGGGACTTGGGATCCACCATACTCTGGCTGATGGTCTCGCAGGTCTTCACTTTATTAACACATGGTCCGACGTTGCACGTGGACTGTCTGTTGCAATGCCGCCATTTATTGATCGGACACTCCTTCGAGCTCGTGATCCTCCCACTCCTACATTCGACCATGTCGAGTACCACTCCCCTCCTTCCTTGAACACTCGCAAGAACTCTAGTACAAATAATGTTTCCACCACTGTCCTAAAGCTCACGCTAGATCAGCTCAACAAGCTCAAGTCCTCTGCAAAGACTGATGGCAACTCAAAGGACCACAGCACATATGAAATCCTAGCAGCCCACCTGTGGCGTTGCGCTACAAAGGCTCGTGGCCTTTCTGATGATCAAATGACAAAACTTTTTGTAGCTACTGATGGCCGGTCCAGATTATGCCCTCCACTTCCCCCGGGATACGTTGGCAATGTAGTCTTCACAGCTACGCCACTTTCTGCAGCCGGTGCCCTGACATTGGAGCCACTAACAGATTCCTGTAACAGAATCCACAATTGTCTGGCAAAGATGGACAATGAGTATCTGAGATCAGCACTTGACCACCTGCAATTACAGCCTGATTTATCAGCACTAGTTCGAGGGCCACAGTACTTCGCGAACCCTAACCTCAACATCAACAGCTGGGTTCGGCTGCCAATATATGATTCAGATTTCGGGTGGGGAAGGCCTATTCACATGGGACCTGCAAGTATATTATACGAAGGAACCATCTACATTTTACCAAGCCCGAAAAATGACAGGAGCATGACACTTTCAGTGTGCTTGGAAGCCAGTCACATAGAGCTCTTCAAGAAGTTTCTGTATGATTTCTAA